A portion of the Nitratidesulfovibrio termitidis HI1 genome contains these proteins:
- the argJ gene encoding bifunctional glutamate N-acetyltransferase/amino-acid acetyltransferase ArgJ, whose translation MATNDTPAASPTSNGEIPATCVAPKGFRFATTGAGFRKSGRDDLALVVSDTPAVAAAVFTKNLFQAAPVLVARDILARAPKARAVLINSGQANACTGDEGLTNCRATLELVAAATGLAPQDILPASTGVIGAQLPMDKWTAAVPALAADLGKKGPEDFAKAIMTTDAFPKFASRTVELSGGTVTLVGMAKGAGMICPNMATMLATVLCDADVESAAWQALFRDAVDATFNRVTVDGDTSTNDTVFGLANGASGVAALGPDLAVLGAALTGVLGDVAYMLVKDGEGATKVIHINVAGARDDADAELAARTVGHSQLVKTAMYGRDANWGRIVAALGRSGATFNPAAVIVSLCGVELFRGGQPTNLDFDALLKEPLAGRDIVVNIMLGNGSGSYRLLASDLTHDYVSCNADYRS comes from the coding sequence ATGGCCACCAACGACACCCCGGCAGCGTCCCCGACCAGCAACGGAGAAATCCCCGCCACCTGCGTGGCCCCCAAGGGCTTCCGCTTTGCCACCACGGGCGCCGGGTTCCGAAAGTCGGGTCGTGACGATCTGGCCCTGGTGGTCAGCGATACCCCCGCCGTGGCCGCCGCCGTGTTCACCAAAAACCTGTTCCAGGCCGCCCCGGTGCTGGTGGCGCGCGACATTCTGGCCCGCGCGCCCAAGGCCCGCGCGGTGCTGATCAATTCCGGCCAGGCCAACGCCTGCACCGGCGACGAAGGCCTGACCAACTGCCGCGCCACGCTGGAACTTGTGGCCGCCGCCACCGGCCTTGCACCGCAGGATATCCTGCCCGCGTCCACGGGCGTCATCGGCGCGCAACTGCCCATGGACAAGTGGACCGCCGCCGTGCCCGCCCTTGCGGCGGACCTTGGCAAGAAGGGCCCGGAGGATTTCGCCAAAGCCATCATGACCACCGACGCCTTTCCCAAGTTCGCCTCGCGTACGGTGGAGCTTTCCGGCGGCACGGTAACCCTGGTGGGCATGGCCAAGGGCGCGGGCATGATCTGCCCCAACATGGCCACCATGCTGGCCACCGTGCTGTGCGACGCCGACGTGGAATCCGCCGCCTGGCAGGCCCTGTTCCGCGATGCGGTGGACGCCACCTTCAACCGCGTGACCGTGGACGGCGACACCTCCACCAACGACACCGTGTTCGGGCTGGCCAACGGCGCATCCGGCGTGGCCGCGCTGGGTCCGGACCTGGCCGTGCTGGGCGCGGCGCTTACCGGCGTACTGGGTGACGTGGCCTACATGCTGGTGAAGGACGGCGAGGGGGCCACCAAGGTCATCCACATCAACGTGGCGGGCGCGCGCGACGACGCCGACGCGGAACTGGCCGCGCGCACCGTGGGCCATTCGCAACTGGTCAAGACGGCCATGTACGGGCGCGACGCCAACTGGGGCCGCATCGTGGCGGCGCTGGGCCGCAGCGGGGCCACCTTCAACCCGGCGGCGGTCATCGTGTCGCTGTGCGGGGTGGAACTGTTCCGGGGCGGGCAGCCCACCAACCTGGACTTCGACGCGCTGCTCAAGGAGCCGCTGGCCGGGCGAGACATCGTGGTCAACATCATGCTGGGCAACGGGTCGGGCAGCTACCGTCTGCTGGCGTCGGACCTGACGCACGACTACGTCAGCTGCAACGCCGACTACCGCAGCTAG